The Halomicronema hongdechloris C2206 genome includes a window with the following:
- a CDS encoding tetratricopeptide repeat protein, translated as MPQDTLLSRSPVMSGMYPSAATAMNVKQVLNQGIVKARQGRYWQALDYFNQALQVQPDCATALYNRGCAHYDLQNYQAAITDFSKALQLMPSHVRAYINRGNAHRYLGDHHRALADLNRAIKLQPLAHKAYGGRGLVRLALKDYDGAIADFDWVLERQSCFPKLYFWRAIARLQRLADWQHPLAVYRQALADFDLALRDAPDFVEAHYYRGLTQFHLGNTYEAVLALNRTLLLQPDFLEGYLNRALLRQYLGDAAGALQDVEQVLALNPSLEQPTRDIDPILTGWALWPHQPTPEATVLPFRQPFYLSQVYRQRGQLCCHLGDEDGAIAAYSLALHLNPEDAVAYYQRGLIYQRRNNFADAFQDFSLALHLDPKDAVAYSRRGEALAQAGYLWEALADLNQALQLNPGLAEAYRSRGHIRLQLEKDPALAQADYRKALELSWHESRPKIES; from the coding sequence CCGCTACTGCCATGAATGTCAAGCAGGTGCTGAACCAGGGCATTGTCAAGGCTCGTCAGGGCCGCTATTGGCAGGCGCTCGATTACTTTAATCAGGCCCTGCAGGTCCAACCCGACTGCGCCACGGCTCTCTACAATCGCGGCTGTGCCCATTATGATCTGCAGAATTATCAGGCGGCAATTACTGATTTTTCCAAGGCACTGCAGCTGATGCCTAGCCACGTGCGGGCCTATATCAATCGCGGCAATGCCCACCGTTACCTGGGCGATCACCATCGCGCCCTGGCCGATTTGAATCGAGCGATTAAGCTGCAGCCTTTAGCCCACAAGGCCTATGGTGGCCGCGGGCTGGTCCGCCTGGCCCTGAAGGACTACGACGGTGCGATCGCAGATTTTGATTGGGTGCTGGAACGACAATCTTGCTTCCCAAAGCTTTACTTCTGGCGTGCCATCGCTCGGTTGCAGCGGCTGGCCGATTGGCAACATCCGTTAGCGGTTTACCGCCAAGCCCTGGCCGATTTCGATTTGGCCCTGCGGGATGCCCCTGACTTCGTGGAAGCCCACTACTATCGAGGGTTGACCCAGTTTCATCTGGGGAATACCTACGAAGCGGTCTTGGCCTTGAACCGCACCCTGTTGCTGCAGCCAGATTTCCTGGAGGGGTATCTCAACCGAGCCTTGCTGCGGCAGTATCTGGGAGATGCTGCCGGTGCCCTGCAAGACGTTGAGCAGGTATTGGCGCTAAATCCTAGCTTAGAGCAGCCGACCAGGGATATCGATCCGATCTTGACGGGCTGGGCCTTGTGGCCCCATCAGCCCACGCCGGAGGCGACGGTACTGCCCTTTCGCCAGCCGTTTTACCTCTCCCAGGTCTATCGCCAGCGTGGCCAACTGTGCTGCCATCTCGGAGATGAAGACGGTGCGATCGCAGCCTATAGCCTAGCGCTGCACCTGAACCCGGAAGACGCTGTCGCCTACTATCAGCGGGGGCTGATCTATCAGCGCCGCAATAATTTTGCCGATGCCTTCCAAGATTTCAGCTTGGCCCTACACCTAGATCCCAAAGACGCCGTGGCCTACAGCCGCCGTGGTGAAGCCCTGGCCCAAGCCGGCTATCTCTGGGAAGCCCTAGCTGACCTTAACCAGGCCCTACAGCTCAATCCTGGATTGGCAGAGGCCTACCGCAGCCGGGGTCACATTCGCCTACAGCTAGAAAAAGACCCCGCCTTGGCCCAAGCCGATTACCGCAAAGCCCTAGAACTGTCCTGGCATGAATCTCGCCCCAAGATTGAATCTTAG
- the rsmA gene encoding 16S rRNA (adenine(1518)-N(6)/adenine(1519)-N(6))-dimethyltransferase RsmA yields MAYPRKRFGQHWLRSEQVLHRILEAAAVSRCDRILEIGPGQGILTRWLLSLADTVIAVEIDWDLCRSLQNQFHQADNLVLLQGDFLELDLSQALARYPDTQWPNKVVANIPYYITGPILERLLGTMAQPAPHPYDSIVLLLQRDVAERLYASPGSKTFGALSVRVQYLAQCELICPVPPQAFQPPPKVDSAVVRLTPRPQPWVVKDPQKLQQWVTLGFANKRKMLRNNLKGVIDRDHLMAVMEQLGLDPKARAEDLSVEQWVALSNQTLTPEPEPETKG; encoded by the coding sequence GTGGCCTATCCTCGCAAACGCTTTGGTCAGCACTGGTTGCGCAGCGAGCAGGTGCTGCATCGCATTCTTGAGGCGGCGGCGGTGTCGCGGTGCGATCGCATCTTAGAAATTGGCCCCGGCCAGGGCATCCTCACCCGCTGGCTGCTCTCCCTGGCAGACACGGTGATCGCGGTCGAAATCGACTGGGATCTCTGCCGCAGTCTGCAGAACCAATTCCACCAGGCCGATAACTTAGTGCTACTGCAGGGAGACTTTCTGGAGCTAGATCTGAGCCAGGCCCTGGCCCGGTATCCCGACACGCAGTGGCCCAACAAAGTCGTCGCCAACATCCCCTACTACATCACCGGCCCTATCCTAGAGCGGCTCTTGGGCACCATGGCCCAGCCTGCCCCCCATCCCTACGACTCGATCGTGCTGCTGCTGCAGCGGGATGTGGCCGAACGCCTCTACGCCAGCCCTGGCTCCAAGACCTTCGGCGCCCTATCGGTGCGGGTACAGTATCTGGCCCAGTGTGAGTTGATCTGTCCTGTGCCTCCCCAGGCCTTCCAGCCGCCACCCAAGGTAGACTCCGCCGTGGTGCGGCTGACGCCACGGCCCCAACCCTGGGTCGTCAAAGATCCTCAAAAGCTGCAACAGTGGGTCACCCTGGGCTTCGCCAACAAGCGCAAGATGTTGCGCAACAACCTCAAGGGCGTCATCGATCGAGATCATCTGATGGCAGTGATGGAACAATTGGGCCTAGACCCCAAGGCCCGGGCCGAAGATCTCAGCGTCGAGCAATGGGTGGCCCTGAGTAATCAGACCCTGACCCCCGAGCCCGAGCCCGAGACGAAAGGATAG
- a CDS encoding DUF3082 domain-containing protein: MDNSPTPKVETSQSTPTPPAKIWRCFSGAFIAGSLGMILYRFMTTIAVTFANKPVTSDNPAVVNISAAVRTLVVGIVALGAGVFAIAAVGLFLLGMQLAVQRLMGRSKSSSQT, from the coding sequence ATGGATAATTCACCGACGCCCAAGGTCGAAACCAGCCAATCGACACCGACACCCCCGGCAAAAATCTGGCGCTGCTTCAGTGGGGCCTTCATCGCCGGTAGTCTGGGCATGATACTCTACCGGTTTATGACGACTATCGCTGTGACCTTTGCCAATAAACCAGTCACCTCCGACAATCCGGCGGTGGTCAATATCTCAGCGGCCGTGCGCACCCTGGTGGTGGGTATCGTGGCCCTGGGGGCCGGGGTATTCGCCATCGCCGCCGTGGGGCTCTTCCTACTGGGCATGCAGCTGGCGGTACAGCGGCTCATGGGTCGTTCTAAGTCTTCCTCCCAGACCTAG
- the ispE gene encoding 4-(cytidine 5'-diphospho)-2-C-methyl-D-erythritol kinase, whose product MRLYSLLAAAKINLYLEIIGDRPDGFHELVMVMQSVDLADRVTVRSLGPETIRIRCDHPEVPTDGSNLAYRAAALLVEEFPNIMAKYGGVEITIEKHIPVGAGLAGGSANAAAVLVGLDLLWDLGLTQLELQTLGARLGSDVPFSLVGGTAIATGRGEQLDFLYGLDGLWVLLAKYRQLSVSTPWAYQGYRQQFSHTYVSDDVSRQARQARVRSGAMVTALGRQDGHQIGQALQNDLENVVLPAYPQVDRLRQVMAEMGGLGTLMSGSGPTVFTLAATLEEAETLKHQVSERLADTDLELWVARFTPTGVRLMD is encoded by the coding sequence ATGCGTCTGTATTCTCTGCTGGCCGCAGCCAAAATCAATCTTTACCTAGAAATCATCGGCGATCGGCCCGACGGCTTCCACGAACTGGTGATGGTGATGCAAAGTGTCGATCTGGCCGACCGGGTTACCGTCCGTAGTCTGGGCCCAGAAACCATTCGGATTCGCTGCGATCATCCTGAAGTCCCTACCGATGGGAGCAACTTAGCCTATCGCGCCGCCGCCTTGCTGGTAGAGGAGTTCCCTAACATCATGGCCAAATACGGCGGGGTCGAAATCACCATAGAAAAACACATCCCAGTGGGAGCCGGATTAGCCGGTGGGTCAGCCAACGCCGCGGCAGTATTGGTGGGGCTAGATCTGCTCTGGGACCTGGGCCTGACTCAGCTAGAGCTACAAACTCTGGGAGCACGGTTGGGGTCAGATGTGCCCTTTTCTTTAGTCGGGGGAACCGCCATCGCTACCGGGCGGGGAGAGCAACTCGACTTTCTCTACGGCCTCGACGGTCTCTGGGTCTTACTGGCCAAGTACCGGCAGCTATCTGTCTCTACTCCTTGGGCCTACCAAGGCTATCGTCAGCAATTTAGTCATACCTACGTCAGCGATGACGTCAGTCGGCAAGCCCGGCAAGCCCGGGTTCGCTCCGGAGCCATGGTCACCGCCCTGGGGCGCCAGGACGGCCATCAGATCGGCCAGGCCCTGCAGAATGATCTAGAAAACGTGGTCTTGCCTGCCTATCCCCAGGTGGATCGGCTACGCCAGGTGATGGCGGAGATGGGCGGCTTAGGCACTCTGATGTCAGGCTCTGGGCCTACGGTCTTCACCCTGGCCGCCACCCTGGAAGAGGCCGAGACCTTAAAACATCAGGTTTCTGAACGCTTGGCTGATACAGACTTGGAGCTCTGGGTGGCCCGTTTTACGCCCACCGGTGTGCGGCTGATGGATTGA
- a CDS encoding PRC-barrel domain-containing protein has product MSPSDTATIKHSELLNRLVINIDTTEEVGRVAQLLVDTAVHQVEGLVCKAGFLGRERQAFGWVQVESIGPDSVVVKPGTEFASRRLDDAIAMTTQEVWSDTGERVGHLVDYCIELNTGAITLYLFAGEGLRGLTEGIYALSPRGVVSAGRKRIMVQDARIEDAELFSEGLSQRAAGAASFLQKDYSQTQQDFESVVDKSQALAEQLQQQTRRFADQTRQQLGQVWGQFQERASQGRDQLQDRSASKDDDGKTIEVDSFEVWPDEDEEKTP; this is encoded by the coding sequence ATGAGCCCATCTGATACTGCCACCATTAAGCACAGTGAGCTGTTGAATCGCTTGGTGATCAACATCGATACCACCGAGGAGGTGGGTCGTGTGGCGCAACTGCTAGTAGATACTGCGGTTCATCAAGTCGAGGGCCTGGTCTGTAAGGCAGGCTTCCTGGGACGGGAGCGGCAGGCCTTTGGCTGGGTCCAGGTGGAATCCATCGGGCCTGACAGTGTCGTGGTGAAGCCAGGCACAGAATTTGCCTCCCGTCGCCTGGACGATGCCATTGCCATGACCACCCAGGAAGTCTGGTCCGACACTGGGGAACGGGTGGGGCATTTGGTGGACTACTGCATTGAGCTAAACACAGGAGCCATTACCCTCTATTTATTTGCTGGCGAGGGCTTGCGAGGACTGACCGAGGGCATCTATGCGCTGTCGCCTCGAGGCGTGGTCAGTGCTGGGCGCAAGCGGATCATGGTGCAGGATGCCCGCATTGAAGACGCCGAGTTGTTTAGTGAAGGGTTGAGTCAGCGGGCCGCCGGGGCCGCCAGCTTCTTGCAGAAGGATTATTCCCAGACCCAGCAAGACTTCGAGTCGGTGGTGGATAAGAGTCAGGCCCTGGCTGAGCAACTGCAGCAGCAAACTCGCCGCTTTGCGGATCAAACCCGGCAACAGCTGGGGCAGGTCTGGGGGCAATTTCAAGAGAGGGCTAGCCAGGGGCGCGACCAGCTGCAGGATAGGTCGGCGTCCAAGGATGACGATGGGAAAACCATTGAAGTGGATTCCTTCGAGGTTTGGCCCGACGAAGATGAGGAGAAAACCCCTTAA
- a CDS encoding LPS biosynthesis glycosyltransferase — translation MANTLVDCIEQTFILAHREVTDCLEQTLTRAGCRCQVLRQTHRPEYQGYSRSFLCLLNHRRAWERARHSDKPTLIVEADFVPVQTFGQLPASFDPEDPSLGIAWLYTCAPQVYRVTPQGYGIGYSTSLVAYVITAKSAAHLIKVADGVAHDPGPSHYTPWDSGLDYSLRDRNFTNYVPFRNYGEHGGLPNPEHHQNRLSRVHRADVLHGPLAFPPLYASLAKGRPSWLAYLQERLYGRGKGLARLVLAKYLRFPVWRTAQRRGPLAWFALSRHFTLQL, via the coding sequence ATGGCCAACACTCTAGTGGACTGCATCGAGCAAACCTTCATTCTGGCCCACCGGGAGGTCACGGATTGCCTGGAGCAGACCTTGACCCGAGCCGGCTGCCGCTGTCAGGTGCTGCGGCAAACCCACCGTCCCGAATACCAGGGCTATTCCCGCAGTTTTCTCTGCCTGCTGAACCATCGCCGCGCTTGGGAGCGAGCTCGACACAGTGATAAACCGACTCTGATTGTGGAGGCTGACTTCGTGCCGGTGCAGACCTTTGGCCAGTTACCGGCTAGCTTCGACCCCGAAGATCCTAGCCTGGGCATCGCCTGGCTCTACACCTGCGCCCCCCAGGTCTACCGGGTCACTCCCCAGGGCTATGGGATTGGCTATTCCACCTCCCTGGTGGCCTATGTGATTACGGCCAAGAGTGCGGCCCATTTGATCAAGGTGGCTGATGGGGTAGCTCACGATCCCGGCCCCAGCCACTACACCCCCTGGGATTCTGGCTTGGACTATTCCCTACGCGATCGCAACTTCACCAACTACGTGCCCTTCCGCAACTATGGCGAACATGGGGGGCTGCCCAACCCAGAGCATCATCAGAATCGCCTCAGCCGAGTGCACCGGGCCGATGTCCTCCATGGTCCCCTAGCCTTTCCGCCCCTCTATGCCAGCCTGGCCAAGGGCCGACCGAGTTGGCTCGCCTACCTGCAGGAACGGCTCTATGGCCGTGGCAAAGGGCTGGCTCGACTCGTCTTGGCTAAATATCTGCGGTTTCCGGTCTGGCGAACGGCCCAGCGCCGCGGTCCCCTAGCTTGGTTTGCGCTCAGCCGTCACTTCACGCTGCAACTCTAG